A section of the Cryobacterium soli genome encodes:
- the hisG gene encoding ATP phosphoribosyltransferase: protein MLRIAVPNKGSLAETAAQMLSEAGYNGRRDPRDLVVADPRNDVEFFYLRPRDIATYVGSGALDVGITGRDLLLDSGSSAAEIASLDFGGSTFRFAGPAGRFTDLADLEGLRVATSYPGLVGTFLAGHGVNVHLVTLDGAVESAVQLGVADAVADVVSTGSTLRKAGLQIFGPVILESTAVLITSDNVNPGINTLLRRLQGVLVARQYVLVDYDVHVDNLDAACQAASGIESPTISSLRDPNWVAVRVMIPRLDTNSVMDRLYELGARAILVTSIHNARL from the coding sequence ATGTTGAGAATCGCCGTGCCCAATAAGGGCTCCCTCGCCGAGACCGCCGCCCAGATGCTGTCGGAGGCCGGCTACAACGGTCGCCGCGACCCGCGCGACCTCGTCGTCGCCGACCCGCGCAACGACGTGGAGTTCTTCTACCTGCGTCCCCGTGACATCGCCACCTACGTCGGCAGCGGAGCGCTGGACGTGGGCATCACCGGCCGTGACCTGCTGCTGGATTCCGGTTCGAGTGCCGCGGAGATCGCCAGCCTCGACTTCGGCGGCTCCACCTTCCGCTTCGCCGGGCCCGCCGGCCGCTTCACCGACCTCGCCGACCTCGAGGGCCTCCGCGTCGCCACGAGCTACCCCGGCCTTGTAGGCACCTTCCTGGCCGGGCACGGCGTGAACGTGCACCTGGTCACTCTCGACGGAGCCGTCGAGTCCGCCGTGCAGCTGGGCGTGGCGGATGCCGTCGCCGACGTGGTCTCCACAGGCTCCACGCTGCGGAAGGCCGGCCTGCAGATCTTCGGCCCGGTCATCCTCGAATCGACCGCTGTGCTGATCACCTCCGACAACGTGAACCCGGGCATCAACACTCTGCTGCGCCGCCTGCAGGGCGTTCTCGTGGCCCGCCAGTACGTCCTGGTGGACTACGACGTGCACGTCGACAACCTCGACGCCGCCTGCCAGGCCGCGTCAGGCATAGAGTCGCCCACGATCTCCTCGCTCCGCGACCCGAACTGGGTCGCCGTGCGGGTGATGATCCCGCGGCTGGACACCAACAGCGTCATGGACCGGTTGTACGAACTCGGTGCCCGCGCCATCCTCGTCACGTCCATCCACAACGCCCGGTTGTAA
- the hisF gene encoding imidazole glycerol phosphate synthase subunit HisF produces MSLAVRVIPCLDVANGRVVKGVNFQNLRDAGDPVELAKRYYEQGADELTFLDVTATVDDRSTTYDVVRATAEQVFIPLTVGGGIRSVDDVSRLQASGADKVGVNSAAIARPALISEIADRYGAQVLVLSLDVKRSGRTASGFVVTTHGGRTETDLDALAWATQAIELGAGELLVNSIDADGTKAGFDLELITIMRELSSVPVIASGGAGLVEHFPPAITAGADAVLAASVFHSGDLTIGDVKRELAAAGMVVRR; encoded by the coding sequence ATGAGCCTCGCCGTCAGAGTGATCCCGTGCCTCGACGTGGCCAACGGCCGCGTGGTGAAGGGCGTCAACTTCCAGAACCTGCGCGATGCCGGTGACCCCGTCGAACTCGCCAAGCGCTACTACGAGCAGGGCGCAGACGAGCTGACCTTCCTCGACGTCACCGCCACGGTCGACGACAGGTCCACCACCTACGACGTCGTGCGCGCCACCGCCGAGCAGGTCTTCATCCCGCTCACGGTGGGCGGCGGCATCCGCAGCGTCGACGACGTCTCCCGGTTGCAGGCCAGCGGCGCCGACAAGGTGGGCGTCAACAGCGCCGCGATCGCCCGGCCGGCGTTGATCTCCGAGATCGCCGACCGGTACGGCGCCCAGGTGCTCGTGCTCTCGCTCGACGTCAAGCGCAGCGGGCGCACCGCATCCGGCTTCGTCGTCACCACCCACGGCGGCCGCACCGAGACAGACCTGGACGCGCTCGCGTGGGCCACGCAGGCCATCGAACTGGGTGCGGGCGAGCTTCTCGTGAACAGCATCGACGCCGACGGGACCAAGGCCGGCTTCGACCTCGAGCTCATCACGATCATGCGAGAACTCAGCTCGGTGCCCGTGATCGCCTCCGGCGGCGCTGGCCTGGTCGAGCACTTCCCACCCGCGATCACGGCCGGCGCGGACGCCGTACTGGCCGCCTCCGTCTTCCACAGCGGAGACCTGACGATTGGCGACGTCAAGCGAGAGCTTGCTGCCGCCGGAATGGTGGTGCGCCGATGA
- the hisI gene encoding phosphoribosyl-AMP cyclohydrolase, whose product MNVDAALDSALFSPDGLLPAVIQQWDTREVLMLGWMDREALRRTLTEGRVTFWSRSRQEYWRKGDTSGHAQFVRSAALDCDADTLVVQVEQIGAACHTGTRTCFDGRDIDVAGLIPEDER is encoded by the coding sequence ATGAACGTCGACGCCGCTCTGGACTCCGCACTCTTCTCGCCCGACGGGCTGCTGCCCGCCGTCATCCAGCAGTGGGACACCCGCGAGGTGCTCATGCTCGGCTGGATGGACCGGGAGGCCCTCCGCCGCACCCTCACCGAGGGACGCGTGACCTTCTGGTCGCGCAGCCGCCAGGAATACTGGCGCAAGGGCGACACCTCCGGCCACGCCCAGTTCGTGCGCTCCGCCGCCCTCGACTGTGACGCCGACACTCTCGTCGTGCAGGTCGAGCAGATCGGCGCCGCCTGCCACACCGGCACCCGCACCTGCTTCGACGGACGCGACATCGACGTGGCCGGCCTGATCCCGGAGGACGAACGATGA
- a CDS encoding anthranilate synthase component I: protein MSAGSTTHEAFTELLGAHRVIPVIRELFADGETPVGIYRKLAHGTAGSFLLESAEQGGIWSRFSFVGVSSFGVLTQTGDDTAWLDYGISAERAFGGATDLAPLAALGYLYERWQTPRLAEHPPLTGGLVGFIGWEAIRQIERLPNRPPADYDVPGQAFSFVADLVVIDHKYGTVQLIANVLNDGVDPTDVLWGAAQARLDALQARLTQPAEAFVSEVDLATPADPVYRTERADFLAAVDTSKQHIVDGDIFQVVISQRFDQECTADPIDVYRVLRSLNPSPYMYLLSLESTTAEPYWIVGSSPEALVKVADTRVFTHPIAGSKPRGATPEADADFETELAGDPKERAEHLMLVDLARNDLLKVCRAGSVEVTEFMRIERFSHIMHLVSSVEGDLLPEMSPIDVFRATFPAGTLSGAPKPRALEIIDSLEPAQRGVYGGVVGYFGFAGDADLAIAIRTATIMNGVAHVQAGGGLVADSDPASEYQESQNKAAAPLRAVAVANAMTRVS, encoded by the coding sequence ATGAGCGCAGGCTCGACCACGCACGAGGCCTTCACCGAGCTCCTCGGCGCCCACCGGGTGATCCCGGTCATCCGCGAGCTCTTCGCCGACGGCGAGACACCCGTCGGCATCTACCGCAAGCTCGCCCACGGCACCGCCGGCAGCTTCCTGCTGGAGTCCGCCGAACAGGGCGGAATCTGGTCGCGCTTCTCCTTCGTCGGAGTCTCCTCGTTCGGCGTGCTCACCCAGACCGGCGACGACACGGCCTGGCTCGACTACGGCATCTCCGCCGAGCGGGCCTTCGGCGGTGCCACCGACCTGGCCCCGCTTGCGGCCCTCGGCTACCTGTACGAGCGCTGGCAGACCCCGCGCCTGGCCGAGCACCCGCCGCTGACCGGCGGACTCGTCGGGTTCATCGGCTGGGAGGCCATCCGCCAGATCGAGCGTCTGCCGAACCGACCCCCGGCGGACTACGACGTGCCGGGCCAGGCGTTCAGCTTCGTCGCCGACCTCGTCGTGATCGACCACAAATACGGCACCGTCCAGCTCATCGCCAACGTGCTCAACGACGGCGTCGACCCCACTGATGTGCTGTGGGGCGCCGCCCAGGCCCGCCTGGACGCCCTGCAGGCCCGGCTCACCCAGCCTGCGGAAGCCTTCGTCTCCGAGGTCGACCTCGCCACTCCTGCCGACCCGGTCTACCGCACCGAACGCGCCGACTTCCTCGCCGCCGTCGACACGTCCAAACAGCACATCGTCGACGGCGACATCTTCCAGGTGGTCATCTCCCAGCGTTTCGACCAGGAGTGCACCGCCGACCCGATCGACGTCTACCGGGTGCTCCGCAGCCTCAACCCGAGCCCCTACATGTACCTGCTCAGCCTCGAGTCCACGACGGCCGAGCCGTACTGGATCGTCGGCTCCTCACCGGAGGCGCTCGTGAAGGTCGCCGACACCCGGGTGTTCACGCACCCGATCGCCGGGTCGAAGCCGCGCGGCGCGACCCCCGAGGCGGATGCCGACTTCGAGACCGAACTCGCCGGCGACCCCAAGGAACGCGCGGAGCACCTCATGCTCGTCGACCTCGCCCGCAACGACCTGCTCAAGGTCTGCCGCGCCGGTTCGGTCGAGGTCACCGAGTTCATGCGCATCGAACGCTTCAGCCACATCATGCACCTGGTGTCCTCCGTCGAGGGGGATTTGCTTCCCGAGATGAGCCCCATCGACGTGTTCCGTGCCACGTTCCCGGCCGGGACGCTCTCCGGCGCCCCCAAGCCGCGCGCCCTCGAGATCATCGACTCCCTGGAGCCCGCCCAGCGCGGTGTGTACGGCGGGGTCGTGGGCTACTTCGGCTTCGCCGGGGACGCTGACCTGGCGATCGCCATCCGCACCGCGACGATCATGAACGGCGTTGCTCACGTGCAGGCAGGCGGCGGCCTGGTGGCCGACTCCGACCCGGCCTCTGAGTACCAGGAATCCCAGAACAAGGCGGCCGCCCCGTTGCGGGCCGTCGCCGTGGCCAACGCCATGACCCGGGTGTCCTGA